The Schistocerca nitens isolate TAMUIC-IGC-003100 chromosome 7, iqSchNite1.1, whole genome shotgun sequence genome contains a region encoding:
- the LOC126194657 gene encoding uncharacterized protein LOC126194657: MENKRRTPNFSKYEIDVLLELVGANASVLENKKTDGCSLKEKQAMWSHVEAQFNSTTGVTKRSCDRLKICYENMKRRLRKDLAEEKVEVYKTGGGKPTQKTTIHDRAKLLEIVGSSTKPLTNAYDSDAQFSMIVDVVNMESSAVQ, from the exons ATGGAGAATAAAAGAAGAACACCTAATTTCTCGAAGTACGAGATAGATGTACTTCTTGAACTGGTGGGTGCAAATGCATCCgttcttgaaaataagaaaaccGACGGCTGCAGCTTAAAAGAAAAACAGGCAATGTGGTCCCATGTGGAGGCGCAATTTAATTCTACTACTG gtgtGACAAAAAGATCCTGTGACAGGCTGAAAATCTGTTATGAAAATATGAAAAGAAGACTTCGAAAAGACCTTGCAGAAGAAAAGGTGGAAGTGTATAAAACAGGTGGGGGGAAGcctacccaaaaaaccacgatccaTGATCGGGCTAAACTATTAGAAATTGTTGGTTCCTCAACGAAACCGTTAACAAATGCatatgattccgatgcacagtttagcatgattgtggatgttgtcaacatggagagcagtgcagtgcagtga